In one window of Hevea brasiliensis isolate MT/VB/25A 57/8 chromosome 10, ASM3005281v1, whole genome shotgun sequence DNA:
- the LOC110667561 gene encoding (S)-hydroxynitrile lyase-like yields the protein MAVAHFVLIHTICHGAWVWHKLKPVLEAAGHKVTALDLVASGIDLRVIEDVGTFDAYSEPLLSFLETIPEGEKVILVGESCGGINVAIAADKYTDKIAAAVFHNSLMPDTVHGPSYVLDEFMNVFPDWKDSVFEKYTYGSDIITAVTLGPILMKNYIYTDCPIEDLELAKMLTRKGSTFQETLQKREPFTNEGYGSIKKIYIYGKEDKIMTKEFHEWQIQNYKPEKVYVVHNGGHKLMLSRTIELFKILQEVADEYGSLN from the exons ATGGCCGTCGCTCATTTTGTTCTCATTCATACCATATGCCACGGTGCATGGGTTTGGCACAAGCTCAAACCAGTGCTCGAGGCAGCTGGCCACAAGGTCACTGCACTGGATCTTGTCGCCAGTGGTATTGATCTAAGGGTAATTGAGGATGTTGGCACATTTGATGCCTATTCTGAACCATTGTTGAGTTTTTTGGAAACAATCCCTGAAGGAGAAAAGGTGATTCTTGTTGGCGAGAGCTGTGGAGGAATTAATGTTGCTATTGCTGCTGATAAATACACAGACAAGATTGCAGCTGCTGTTTTCCATAATTCACTAATGCCAGACACCGTTCACGGCCCATCTTATGTTTTGGATgag TTTATGAACGTATTTCCGGATTGGAAGGACAGTGTGTTTGAAAAATACACCTATGGAAGCGACATTATAACGGCAGTAACTTTAGGCCCCATTCTTATGAAGAATTATATATATACCGATTGCCCTATTGAG GATCTTGAGTTGGCGAAGATGTTGACAAGGAAGGGATCAACATTTCAAGAAACTTTACAGAAGCGTGAACCCTTCACCAATGAAGGTTATGGATCGATTAAGAAAATTTATATCTATGGTAAAGAAGACAAAATAATGACAAAGGAATTTCATGAATGGCAAATACAAAACTATAAACCAGAAAAGGTTTATGTGGTTCATAATGGAGGTCATAAGTTGATGCTCTCAAGGACCATAGAGCTCTTTAAAATTCTCCAAGAGGTGGCTGATGAATATGGTTCACTTAATTAG